The genomic DNA CTTACGGTGGATGACCGAGGGGCGCAGATCGCGCTCCTGGTGGCCCAGGCAGATCTGGTGCTCGGTGGCCAGGGTCAGGGTCTGGGGCGCCCAACTGGTGCACTTGTAGGCAAACGTACAGATCGACGGCCCGAATCTCGCAGATGGCAGGCGGGAGCGAGCGTCTGCGGCAGCCGCGCACGAGCCGCGATACTATGCGTACATGCATCACCGGACGCTGCGCTGGCTGACTATCGCCGGGCCGATCCTTTTTCTGGCCGTGGTCGATCTGGTGCGCCATCAGGTCTGGCCGGAGCTGTTGCATCCGTGGCCCGGCTACTTCATCGTCCTGAGCGTGGTGGCGCTGGCCGTGGGCGTCTTCTCCGGCGCGGTCTTCGACCGCATCGAGGGCATGGAGAATCGGATCCTCGGGCAAAACCGAGAGCTGCGGCGGGTCGGTGAGACGGCCGAGCGACAGGCGGCCCAGTTGCGCGGCCTGCACGAGGCGGGGCTGGTTCTCTCCGCCGAGCTGACCCTGGAGACAGTCCTCCGGCGAATCGTGGATCTGGCCCGGGAGCTGACCGGGGCACGCTACGGCGCGCTCGCCGTCGTGGACGACCAACAGCACATCGTCCGCTTCCTGACGGCCGGCCTGTCGCCTGAGGAGCGCGCACAGCTTGGCGACCCACCGCTCGGGCGGGGTCTGCTCGGCCCGATCTTCGAGGCCAACCACCCGCTGCGCGTGGCGGACATTGCGCGCGATCCACGCTCAGTCGGGTTTCCGGCCGGCCACCCGCCGATGCAGACCTTCATGGGCGTGCCCATCGTGCTGCATGGGCGGGTCTACGGCAACCTCTATCTGACGGACAAGCAGGGTGCGGACGGCCCGATCCCGTTCACCGAAGACGACGAACAAGGGGTCACGCTGTTCGCGGCGCAGGCGGCCGTCGCGATGGAGAATGCCCGCTTACATGGACAGGTGCAGGGGCTGGCGGCCTCGGTGGAGCGCGAGCGCATCGCCCGCGAGCTGCACGACAGTCTGGCCCAGGCGCTCGGCTACGTCCGGCTGCGTGCGTCGTCCGCGCGGGAGTCGCTTGCGCACGGCGACTGCCCGGCCACCGACACGGCGCTCCGGCAGATCGGGGAGATCGTCGGCGAGACCTACGGCGAGGTCCGCGAGGCGATCCTTGGCCTCCGCAGCAGCGGCGGCGGCGCGGACCGGCCGCTGGTGGACGTCCTGGCCGAGTATATCGATCGATAC from Chloroflexota bacterium includes the following:
- a CDS encoding GAF domain-containing sensor histidine kinase; this translates as MHHRTLRWLTIAGPILFLAVVDLVRHQVWPELLHPWPGYFIVLSVVALAVGVFSGAVFDRIEGMENRILGQNRELRRVGETAERQAAQLRGLHEAGLVLSAELTLETVLRRIVDLARELTGARYGALAVVDDQQHIVRFLTAGLSPEERAQLGDPPLGRGLLGPIFEANHPLRVADIARDPRSVGFPAGHPPMQTFMGVPIVLHGRVYGNLYLTDKQGADGPIPFTEDDEQGVTLFAAQAAVAMENARLHGQVQGLAASVERERIARELHDSLAQALGYVRLRASSARESLAHGDCPATDTALRQIGEIVGETYGEVREAILGLRSSGGGADRPLVDVLAEYIDRYHEQSGVEVAFEIGPGVAQVRLAPAVEVQLVRIVQESLANVRKHARTSQAALALDIVVHAGGPRLRVIVTDEGRGFDLDLSPVGAHFGLAIMRERAEGVGGSFSIKTAPGQGTRITVTMPIEAAPSAANGTAAPER